In a single window of the Aquarana catesbeiana isolate 2022-GZ linkage group LG13, ASM4218655v1, whole genome shotgun sequence genome:
- the SSTR1 gene encoding somatostatin receptor type 1, whose translation MLQNNTSTSTLLDNALELTLSNSSRNSTSTESPGIAIFISFVYSLVCIVGLCGNSMVIYVILRYAKMKTATNIYILNLAIADELLMLSVPFLVTSTLLRHWPFGSLLCRLVLSLDAMNMFTSVYCLAVLSLDRYVAVVHPISAARYRRPSVAKMVNLGVWLFSILIIMPIVIFSSTAPNSDGTVACNVHMPEPSQRWVVVFVLYTFLMGFLLPMAAICLCYILIITKMRVVALKAGWQQRRRSERKLTLMVTVVVTVFVVCWMPFYVVQLVGVFARRGDTTISQLSVALGYANSCANPFLYGVLSDNFRRSFQKVLCLSWMENATEEPVDYYATALKSRAYSAEDLQNGMLTTGSTYRNGTCSSRTH comes from the coding sequence ATGCTGCAAAACAATACATCCACATCCACATTACTGGACAATGCTTTAGAGTTGACTTTGAGCAACAGCTCCCGGAATAGCACTTCTACAGAGTCTCCTGGAATTGCAATCTTTATTTCATTTGTCTATTCCTTAGTTTGTATTGTGGGATTGTGTGGCAACTCTATGGTGATATATGTCATCTTGCGTTATGCCAAAATGAAGACTGCCACAAACATCTATATTTTAAATCTGGCCATTGCCGATGAACTTCTCATGCTGAGTGTACCTTTTTTGGTGACATCTACTCTCCTCCGGCACTGGCCATTTGGCTCTCTGCTCTGTAGGCTTGTTCTGAGTTTGGACGCTATGAACATGTTTACCAGTGTCTACTGCTTGGCGGTTCTTAGTTTGGACAGGTATGTGGCAGTAGTCCATCCCATAAGTGCTGCTCGCTACAGGCGGCCAAGCGTGGCAAAGATGGTGAACCTTGGAGTTTGGCTCTTTTCGATTCTTATCATTATGCCCATTGTAATCTTCTCCAGTACAGCACCTAACAGTGACGGGACAGTGGCTTGCAATGTACATATGCCTGAACCTTCTCAACGATGGGTTGTGGTCTTTGTACTCTATACATTTCTGATGGGCTTCCTCCTTCCTATGGCTGCCATCTGTCTCTGTTATATTCTCATTATCACTAAAATGAGGGTCGTGGCTCTGAAGGCTGGTTGGCAGCAACGACGCAGATCTGAGCGTAAGCTGACACTTATGGTAACTGTAGTGGTGACAGTTTTTGTGGTCTGCTGGATGCCTTTCTATGTAGTACAGTTAGTGGGTGTCTTTGCCAGGAGGGGGGACACTACAATCAGCCAGCTCTCTGTTGCACTGGGTTATGCCAACAGTTGTGCCAATCCCTTCCTCTATGGTGTCCTATCAGACAATTTCAGACGGTCCTTTCAGAAGGTCTTGTGCCTTAGCTGGATGGAAAATGCTACAGAAGAACCAGTGGACTACTATGCCACAGCATTGAAAAGCAGAGCTTATAGTGCTGAGGATCTCCAGAATGGCATGTTGACAACAGGCAGCACATACCGCAATGGGACCTGCAGCTCCAGGACTCATTAG